A region of Myxococcus stipitatus DSM 14675 DNA encodes the following proteins:
- a CDS encoding DJ-1/PfpI family protein translates to MSASLTTMLFATWLAAVPIEDAEAIRAAVSDYTEGVKSGDAVRLHRAFHAESKLLSVKPDGAFSAWPSADYIQGAVKNPGKGREDKVLQLDVSGTAAMVKVSVRMEKYDFIDYISLLKVGGQWTIVSKVFHREPRVNVSAPSAPQGVKRGPLTGRTVAMLVTHGFNLPELTETRRALEEAGARVELIAPKTGIVRAEAREGWRVEFPVDRVLGDARPDAYHALYLPGGTPSADSLRLVPEAVTFVQGFLEAKKPVAAICHGLWLLSDAGGVKGRRVTSFPSLRLDLRNAGATWVNEEVVVDGPLVTSRSQDDLPAFNRQVVTRFSRPASP, encoded by the coding sequence ATGTCCGCCTCATTGACCACGATGCTGTTCGCCACCTGGCTGGCCGCCGTACCCATCGAGGACGCGGAGGCCATCCGCGCGGCGGTCTCCGACTACACGGAGGGCGTGAAGTCCGGAGACGCCGTGCGCCTCCATCGCGCCTTCCACGCCGAGTCGAAGCTCCTCTCCGTGAAGCCCGACGGTGCGTTCTCCGCCTGGCCGAGCGCGGACTACATCCAGGGCGCGGTGAAGAACCCCGGGAAAGGACGCGAGGACAAGGTCCTTCAACTCGACGTCTCCGGCACCGCCGCGATGGTCAAGGTGTCCGTTCGCATGGAGAAGTATGACTTCATCGACTACATCTCCCTGCTCAAGGTGGGAGGTCAGTGGACCATCGTCAGCAAGGTGTTCCACCGAGAGCCCCGCGTGAATGTCTCCGCGCCCTCCGCGCCCCAGGGGGTGAAGAGAGGTCCCCTCACCGGACGCACCGTGGCGATGCTCGTCACGCATGGCTTCAACCTCCCCGAGCTGACGGAGACGCGCCGCGCGCTCGAGGAAGCGGGTGCCCGGGTGGAGCTCATCGCGCCCAAGACGGGCATCGTGCGCGCGGAGGCCAGAGAGGGCTGGAGGGTTGAGTTCCCCGTGGACCGGGTGCTCGGAGACGCTCGCCCGGACGCCTATCACGCGCTCTACCTGCCCGGTGGGACGCCCAGCGCGGACAGCCTGCGCCTGGTCCCCGAGGCCGTCACGTTCGTGCAGGGCTTCCTCGAGGCGAAGAAGCCCGTGGCCGCCATCTGCCACGGCCTGTGGCTGCTCTCCGACGCCGGGGGCGTGAAGGGCCGTCGAGTCACCTCCTTCCCTTCCCTGCGGCTCGACCTGCGCAACGCGGGCGCCACCTGGGTGAACGAGGAGGTCGTCGTCGATGGCCCGCTCGTCACCAGCCGCTCACAGGACGACCTCCCCGCCTTCAACCGGCAAGTGGTGACACGCTTCTCCCGTCCCGCCTCGCCCTGA